The window tttcaatttgtcTTTTCATTCTTCTTTACCTTGTCTTTCTTAATTAAGTTATACGtcctataaaaaaaagaaataaatattcaatattacataataaacacTTCCTAGTTGACTGGACGTGACGTAATGAAATAATGATTGaatcttaatttaatgagTGTCTACGGTTGAGTTAACTTATTAATTGATGCCACCCGTCGAACTCATTTGAAGACGCCATTTTGTAAGCGTCGATTGCCTTGGCTATGTCATTCTTATCACGTAAACAGATATCAGGGACTTTATgtggttatttttaatctgtatttaaaatgataaacaaGTCTAAATAACAGCAGCTTTCAGTATCACAACCATAACAATGAGAAGAATTTCgcagcttttaaaataatatacttaccCAATTACATGTGAATGTTAGAaattattgacatttttaCATGTAAACTTAATTGTTCTATATACAGTTAAATGTAGAAATTTATTGCATtagagtttttaaaaaaagttcttttaattacattactatcaacataaaatctttaaggttttcacatttattactatttgtaAAGGTATAAACGAGCGTTACACTCTCGATGGCATTTGCTGTCAGATTCTATACGTCAattgaaataatgtatttttaacttttactaaacatttaaataaacaaaattttgatataaagtgCCTTCAAATAGATTGaactcaaaatataatatttttcgtaattgcaatgttaaagaaaacaaagatTCAAATTAAGTAAATCCATTAATGTTAGTTATAGCCGGAGTGtcgattgtttttaataatatgtctgGGGATAGCGCCGTGGGAAGCGGCTCTCAAGTGGCATTGGTAACTGGTGGATATGACCACACGATTAAGCTATGGCAGGCTCACAGCGGCGTCTGCTTGCGGACCATGCAGCATCCGGACTCGGTAACCTATAACATGAtcagataaaaatgttaaacccGAACTCGCCGATTGCACATTTTAGTAAATTCTTAGCGCCCTTTAAGAAAAGGTCCATAATTCATGAATTGTTCATTCATATGTGCAGCATGCAACCAACTTTATCGTCAGATTTCTATATCTATTGTTCAACaaacaaaatcttaattttcattacCTATTGCATGCCTATATCTGTTAGTTCCTCACtgtcaatatatttcatttgttttttatgtttattatgttatatagcAAGTCAATGACTTAGAAATAAATCCAAACGGTCAAATGGTAGCTGCTTGTGGCTATCAACACATCAGGACCTATGACCTGGCCAGCGCCAATCCCGATCCAGTtatgaattttgaaaatataattaaaaatgtgtcaAGAGTAGGCTTTCAGGTATGTCATTTGGGATTGATAGAGGGAGAGTTGTgagatatttgtttattatgtagttgatatcataattttaGAAACTATTTATGAGCTTAGGAGAGAAAATGGTTACTTATAAGTGATAATTTTTGTAGGAAAATGGTCAGTGGATGTACACTGGCGGTGAGGACTGCACAGCAAGAATATGGGATTTGAGGTAGTACAGTTCGAAATGTCACATTGTACAAACTTTTTtactattgtataaaatttcttacatctcaatattaatattttaagagtgGGTCGGCCATTTCAATGTCAAAGGATATTTGAGGTCCCTGCTCCGGTAAATGCAGCAGTTCTTCATCCGGATCAATCTCAGATCATGGTGGGTGGACAGACCGGCATCATACACATATGGGACATAAGGACTGATCATCATGAACAGTTGGTAACAACTcaacattgtttataatacttattatacAGTTAACTTCAGTtgttgaaaattatgaaatggtATGAATTTACTGTTTAACACTTggatgaattttatatagcaCTAGTTACCAGCCTTGGCTACGCACGggctttttacaaaaaaatataatatagcctatttaattttgagaatttttaaacttatattatgataacttttatatggtacacctgatttaaatgatttaaaaagtaatttacagatactgatgtaggcttgaaaacgaagtaatttattttgataaaacttaataccgtatttatgtaaatagctttctaATAAACGTTTTAGGAATgccattttttaaaagttgtaaaatggatataatatgttatccttaaggtacaGACATATGCCatcgcggacttttctgtagacctatataacatacacaattccaccatatattattttgttacatctcAAAGCCTtcaggcagcgttttcgttaaaagatCTCGGACGaatcatgttttcccgacattcaacaaatatcgatAATGTGCAcccaagtaaatacaaaaacttaacaaattataaactaacAGCTTCCTCGGGAATCCCGCTATCGAGTCGTGATAACTACTTgttaatcggtgcagtagtttttaagtttatcgcgaacagacagacgcggcgggcgactttgttttataatatgcatCGATTTgagcataatttatatattacacacTTGATCCAAATTCTCaataatgttttgatttttaaaatgaaaatgttacttaattttgctactatatttaaatataatattcagaaaTGTTATCATTCTAAGCCTTAATTTCTCATCCATAAAGATTCCGGAAGCCGAAGCGAGTATCCAGGACATAGCTATAGACCCTGAAGGTAAACTGATGGCTGCGGTCAACAACAAGGGCAACTGCTATGTGTGGTCGCTGGGCGGCTCGCCGCCTCGCCCTGTGCCCAGAACCAAACTCCAGGCCCACAAGAAATATGCGCTCCGCTGCAAATTCAGTTATGATTCCACGTGAGCCATATCAACTGTATTTATACTAACTATACATTAAGTAGCCCAAGTGTGCTGCGAGCTGGTTGCCCCAAATTCTCATCCCATATTCCACCTTCATTTATCTTCAATAAACCAAGATAATATTGAACAATAAGTAAATTCTTTGTTCTTGTTGTTTATGGTCTGTCTGGagattagaaattttgtattcgGCTTTTTACCTCAAGCAGGCCATTTGGAAATAAAGCTCTCTTGGTTACACGGCGTATATGTAAGAAAGGTAATTCCTATTAAACTTTCCTTGGCCGTTTTTTATTTCCTCGGTTCTggaatgttttgtataaacaGTACaagtatattacattataattaaagatcTATTTTGTGCGGAACAGATATGTAAAGTTTGCTACTGTCCCAGTATGTTAGTGACTACCTCAGGAGACTGGTCGGCTCGGGTGTGGCGCACCTCCGACTGGAGCCTCATGAGGGAGCTGAGACATGACTCGCAACGCTGGGTGTGGGACGCCGCCTTCACGCTCGACTCTCGATACCTCTTCACTGGTAACTATTACATTAAGTCAtctcatttttttcatttaacataCCTTATGTTCCAGCCACCAAACAAATCAtgattaattgataatttaagtTCAGATTGAAGTGCCTTAATAGTCTTTTTCACAGTATTCAATTgattgcaattttttataatagtatgagcttacttaattttttatgttcttattttctttataaatttatttaaaactataaatatataaaattcattcacaATCAGTTTGTATAACGATCATCATATATGAAAGAAAGTCGCGTTAGTTACACCACTTGTAACTCAAGATTCGCTTCACGGGTTACGCTGGATATTGGTGGAGAGATAGTTTAGAACCAGGTAAAGGACATGGGATACTTTTCATACGatcgaaaaatataatattaaattgaaaaaatcttttttactgCCTTAAGGAGGAATAGTTTGACAAGTCAGGTATACGTGCCTAACTTTGAAAGTAAAGCAGACGAAATCGcggacaaaaactagtatGTGGATAAAACCTGACAATTAATTACAGGTTCGTCTGATAGTTACGCTCGTCTGTGGGATCTGGAAAAGGGTACTCTTGAACGAGAATACTGCGGACATCAGAAGTCAATAACAGCACTGGCGTTCAGAGACCAAGCCGTATAAGTCCCAGCTGACAcaagtacataaatatataagaaagttttgtaatatataagttgTCTTTTGTTACTCTTTATTGATGAGGAACAGAAAAGATTGCTCGCTTAAGTCCTGCTATGGGATGTGTGTATCTCTAGATGTGTTCAATGCATTTActgtgtaaatattatttagacatACTTTGTACATAATGATTTGATACAGAATAAAGTATAGAAATAAAGGCTCCGTTTTCCTTCGTCTGCAACTAAGTTGACTTCACTTAACTGACAAAATCTAACAACTGGagaaatcttaaatataagaaaaatatacatcttaAATCTTATCTTTTACGTATCATCATCAATGGCAATGCGTCAGCTGgatgtttgaataaaacaatcgGTAAGCAGATATTATTTActcttcatataaatattatatttgtatttaattccgatattgaatattgcacagctaaataaataataaaatttaaaatattcgtatgTAGATAACGAATACTTTGCTGTTATGACGTTCAGAAACACAATGAAACTtagataaagttttaattaaacatattttaaaatattaatttaagaattaatcGTCTTCAATGGAATGTCGAAACTTAGTTTGAAATCCGACTAGAACCGATATTAAATGCAAAAcatcacaataaaaaacatgtcCGCTTATATGCTCCTTATAAACGGGTCACTTTTTTcaaatctaattatatattttgttactattggCCTTTTCATAGTTCTCAATTGTTAACTAATTTATGACTTAGGTCATTTTGAGTTACGTTCAATAATGTGAGAGCACGAAAGTGgcaatgaaagtaaaatatacacaaccctaaatatatagaaaatacgtattatttcaaatgaaataattaaaatgagatCAATAATTTTGTGCGTCTGGAAACGGtacattaaattcataattaccGTACGTTTAGAAATTTACGAaagtaaaaagatttttgCCGCAGAAATACTATATCagtattataaatcatttacacttaaaattgttaaacaaCTAAACATAACTTAGGCCACTTTTGTGCAATCGAATCACTAACTCCTTTATGATTCATATCGAAGTGTTACcagatattattgtttaataatattatatatcttgaAGTGGCAATACCACTTCGCCCATTTCACTGCACGTGTCCCCCTCGATGGTGTATGTGAGTACGAAACGAAGTTGTAGTGATGTGGACGATGGTGTTGCCAGCAACATGAGCTGTGTTAAGGCTGGTGGTGGCAGGAACGGGTTATACACCGGAAGTGACGTACCGGATGCTTCTAACAAACGGACCTTACAACCCTGAAAACAAGACAAGATAGATACtcagaaaaatttacaattcaattcaaattaagaggtttttttaattttaaactctgAACGGTTGAAACACAAAGAAAGCAATACAGAGTTTTATCATCAGAGATTTTCCTCTACCacgttttattcttaaaatatttacatggaACCAAGTTCGCATAACAtctgacaaaaataaaataattacgtttaaatataaataaaacaacatctGTCAGTAGGTCAGAATATGAAAGGGCATtgctttaagtttttttaagaagTCTAAATACTACTGGCTTCACACTCACCAGTTTTGTAgacagattttattaaatcaatgacTATTAAAAGATCCAAAATCATTATTACCTTAGGAACGACAGCTTGGAACTTGTATTCCTCAATGGGCATCTTACAAT of the Danaus plexippus chromosome 13 unlocalized genomic scaffold, MEX_DaPlex mxdp_15, whole genome shotgun sequence genome contains:
- the LOC116770026 gene encoding target of rapamycin complex subunit lst8, which codes for MLVIAGVSIVFNNMSGDSAVGSGSQVALVTGGYDHTIKLWQAHSGVCLRTMQHPDSQVNDLEINPNGQMVAACGYQHIRTYDLASANPDPVMNFENIIKNVSRVGFQENGQWMYTGGEDCTARIWDLRVGRPFQCQRIFEVPAPVNAAVLHPDQSQIMVGGQTGIIHIWDIRTDHHEQLIPEAEASIQDIAIDPEGKLMAAVNNKGNCYVWSLGGSPPRPVPRTKLQAHKKYALRCKFSYDSTMLVTTSGDWSARVWRTSDWSLMRELRHDSQRWVWDAAFTLDSRYLFTGSSDSYARLWDLEKGTLEREYCGHQKSITALAFRDQAV